The following is a genomic window from Aquila chrysaetos chrysaetos chromosome 2, bAquChr1.4, whole genome shotgun sequence.
CGAGGGACCACCTCCAACTCACATGCAGGGCTGTTCGGCAAGACTGGGCTTGTTCAGGTGGATATGTTCTTTTCTCTGTGCCTGTAAGAGCCTGTTGATTAGAGACTTTCCATTCCTTATTTTGAGTTCAGTAACCTATAATAAATTAATGCTATATAAGGTACTTTGCAATAtagagaaatttaatttttgaatgCAGCTTAAATAAACTAGTCCTGCTGACCAGTCAAGAACACCTCACAAGCTCTGGCTAACCTGGAGTTACACGTATGGATTGGCAAGCTGATACTGGTGTGTTCACTGATCTGCTGTCTGATGCCAAACAGGAAAGCTAATGGCCGAgttcttcctgcctttctcttggcactcatttcactttttctcctgtatctagctactgatttattttttttgtttgtaaggAAGAGTATATTAACATCCAAGGATTATTTTGGCCAATATTTTACAAATtcctttattaaataaaacccTTCAATGACTGCTTTATCAGATCTTTCTTGCCTTATTGTACTTGCACCATGGTTAATTATCAACTTTCAACAGatcaactttttcttttcacacacAATACATTatgctttctatttaaaaaataaaaaacaaatcccTGTTTCACTTAatcaaagcaaacacagaagtgaGCTGAACTATCACGTACATTTCTAAGGCATTTACCAGTCTTGACTGCACGTCCGAGGTAATTTGTCTTCTGGCATACTCTGGAGATCGTAACAAttctaaaaatcacttttatgtTCGCATGTATCTTAATTGCAATTTATTTGTACAGGCACAGTGTTTTATAAAGGAACTTAAATTGGATTAAATAGCAAGAGAGACATTTATCCGTTATTTCaatggacagagaaaaaaatagtagttgCCTTGAAAAGTTCTGTGACTGATTTGCTGATTTCTTTCCTTACGTTCTCAGTCCCACTTGGAAGTCTTCCTCCTCATATATCTGGACCCCTCGCTGTCAACTGCTTCATAGAGGTCCTTTTTATTCTCTGCTGTTGCATGCAAATAACCAAGGTAGGCCACACAAAGGGTAATGGCTATGAGTCCAAATGCCATCACAGGTTTGttctaacaggaaaaaaaaaattagtacttGTTTTtagtcaaaacatttttcattccGCAAAAACATTACATTCTTCTATCTTAGCTTAGAACTTAGAACAGTAAACTATTGTGACATCTGCAAAAATCATCACTGCCTTCTTGCAGACTGATCCAAATGACTTTGACAAGCAGCAAGAAGGGAGACTCAATTTTCTGATAAGAAAAGGAATTCCCTTTGAAAAAGATGACTCTTTCTGGAGACAGAACATCGCACTGTCTGGTGCTCTGTCTTTTGCTGGTTGCAAATGCTGCTTGAGCATGAACGAACAGGCCAAAACCAATTACTAAAGGCAACAATTACAAACTTCTAACAGAATTCATCTGGATATACTACTGGGTCAATGCACTCTGCTCCTGCCAAGCAACCTTGATTATATTCCTCTAAACCAGATCATGTATTATCACCACAAAATCTACTTTTATTATGTGCACAAAATTTCATCCAGTCTTGCTGGGTTCTGCAAGTGTAAATAAAACCTAAGTATCATCAACTTAAtgataaaagcaagaaaaagaaaaatccaaaatattgAAAAGCTACCAAAAATCCCCTCCCTTCATATCAAAAAGCTTGCATTTTATGATTTGTTCccttttaaatatgaaagagGACTCTTATTACTTAACCTGCCAAAGAACATGGGTAATATGCCTGTAAACAGTCTTTCCGAAAGCAACCTGGCTAGGTACAAAAGAATCAGACAACATGacagtgaaataaaagctgGAATAAACAACATAATGTTCTGAGCTCTTAACAAtcagtgtggaaaaaaagtaaaaatatttttagttacaTTACTGGGTGGTTTGCATAACAAGAGACGGTTATATAACGCACACAGAATTGTgatgattattttaaagcaaccGTGTCTCTCCAAGCATAGTTAGTTTCTCTCAGAATGAGCCTCTTACAGGTTTAATGAAAAGCTCTGGGTTCACAGCTCGGAAGAGCATAGTTGTTTGAACACTCCTCAGtcctggttttctctctttgaGTGTTTCTTGTTCATTTGGAGGTCTGGTGGAAGACATTTTAATTGACGTTGAATACTTCCtaaaaacagaatgaaagataaatgcatttttataaaaatctgaaagaactATATTCACTGAATATGCGTTCAGACTTAGCTTGTCTTCTAGCATAAATTTTGCATATATATTAGCGATTGCCTTTGGTGTTACCTAACGTTACCAGCTTAAGCACACTGATTTTCAATCTTGTCAATTTTGCGCATCCTAAAATTAACTTTTGGAGATGCAGATCTTCATACAGCAAAGATAAGTCTCCTGATAATggacttggggttttttatgtgcCTTTGGCTAGTGCTTTAGCTACCTGTGGACTGAGTAGCAGGCTTCAGACCACAGGCTAAAAAGACAATGccaggtaactttttttttgtaaaccttACATGTGACAAGACGGCCCACACCCCATTATAGTGCACTCTATccacccaccccagcagcccTAGGATGCAGGTCTCACTTTTACACACAAGGGGCAGATCACCTGCAAGACGCCTCCTGAGCAAAGGTGAACAAAACATGCCCTTGGCTAACCCCGTTTACTGAGGGGCTGAGGAGACACGGCGCTAAGGACGCCCCGCTCCGTAGTTTACACTGAAGTGGAGCACAGCCGGGGACTCGGGGATAGGATTCACAAACTCAACCCAGGAATCGCCCCGGGCCTCCTCCTGCTAGGCCCCAGGCACAGCAGGGAGGCCAGGGCAGCGCGGAGGTCGGCTAAAGGCCACCACACGGGCACGAGGGGCTGCCAGGCAGCGGGCGGCACTCCGACAGTCCACACGCGAGGCGCAGCCgcccagcagctcagcctgaCTCCCCCGTACCGGCCCCCGAGCAGCACAAACCCCGAAGGCGGCGAGGGAAAAGGGCAGAAACCTCCCTCAGGGCGGTGAGGGGGCTCCTGACGCCGCTACCGGCTTTAAACCGGGGACAAAGGGGGCAGTTTCCCAGAGGAAAAACTCGGCGGGGACGAGCAAAGCAAGGCCTGGCCAGGCCAGGCCGCCGCGCTCCGACGGCGCCTCAGGAGGCGGAGGATGACGGTTAACGGTTAAGGCCTCGCGGCCAGCGGGCGCCCGCCCCGCGCGCGccccccgtcccccctcccGCGCCGCTACTCACCCCTCGCCTCGCACGGGGCCGCCcctcggcgggggggggaacacacacacacggcgAGTCTGCGCCTGCGCGGTTGCGCCCCCTCCGGGAGAGGCGGGAgagcggccgggccgggccccgcccgTCCCCTCAGGCGGCTGGCGGCGGGAGGACCGTGTCTTCCTCGGCCGGGCTTGCGGTCTTCCTCCCCAGGCACAGCCCCAACTAATAagcaggaggtgggggaagaaggtGGCTCGGTCGGAAGAGGAGCGCTTCACCGCTCCTCAGCGACCGGGCCGCCCCAACGCCCCGCGGCCCCGGAGCAGGCGTTGGCCGGCGGCTGTTGGCCCCCGGTAACGGCCGGTCCCTGGTCATCTGCTGTAAAGTCCCCGAGAGCTGTACGTGATTCGTCCAGTTGGTGCAAATCTTGGTACTCGGGCAATTAGATTTTAAAtgtgggaaatggaaaaagagaagcGGTGAGATTCCCCTGTCTGTTGATCCCAAGTGCCGGGATCAGGAAGGGGTGTTTAACGTGGAGATGCATCTCTGGAAGTGCAGTCGTTAGAGCAGGAAAATTACGCTGCGATTTAAGCATGCCGTTTCTGGTGTTTAGATCTGAACTCAACATTTCAGGTGTGTGGAAACGCCTGGTTACataaatgctgctttgcagtggttttctgttttctgttacttgtaaacagtaaaatttaataaaattaccCAGAGTCCAGAGGAAACAAAGTCCATGTGATCGCATCTGCCTGCTTGTGCCTCCCTTTCTGTCTCTACTGATTTCAATGACATGGGGCAGTCTCAGCCACATTGGAAAGAAGggtagaaatttaaaattttggaaaaaaccaATACCTGGATGGTAGGGAGGGACACGGATTAGTGCTCCCCTAGGTAACAGGCGGGCAGAACTGAGATGTGATGGATAATATTACAGAGGATTAGCTGCAGCCAGCTGGTGGATTAGTACATACGTAATTCTGGACTGGCCAACCCCAGCTCACACTTTTCTGCATCTGGAGGGTGTGTGAGAGGACTTTGAGTGTGGAGCGTCTGGTTATTGCAGCCATGGAGGCAGAGGGGGACAAACATAAATGTAGAGGTATCCAGGCTCTCAGAACCACTTGctctatgttttcttttgcagtaatCAAACTGCATTATGTTTTTTGAAAGATGGCTGAGTAATAGGATATCGGAGGTTAACTTGTCCTTTCTAAACCCAGATGGAGTAtctacagaattttttttgctgtgtgtaaATATCATGAGGTGAGAAAAATAGTAGGGAAATAAGTTTTGGTGTCAAGAGAGGATTGAGTGGTATGTCTGGGTTTTGTGTCAACATTTAATTCACAACATACCATCTGCTAATCTGGTAGCTATTGTTTTGGCAGCATATGCCACACAGCTGATTTTGTTTGGAAACCATTGAGTAGAAAGTCATGTCTAAGTGAaggttgctgctgttgtttgttttcatgtttgtgtAATTGAAAGAAGCCGATACAAGTTTTTTTTTGCATGAGCCTTGGTTTTTGGGAAGGTTGCTTGATTTTCTTGATGGAAGGGGCAGTTTTTACAGTACTGTAGGAGACATTCTGCATACAGGTCATAAGTAATTGACACACTGTATATGGGAATGCAAAACATTTACATCACCACCCTGACAAATGCACTCGCTTATCAGCACGTGCACCTCTTCCCAGCAGCTACTGTCATTAACTGACCCCATCCATGCAGATAAAACTTCTGACCCAAAGTCAGCCAGGTCATGACAGTATTTTTCCAGGTCCTGGTAGGATGGGTTTATGCCACAACACGTTTGCCTGATAATGGTGGCAAGGATTGTTAGATTGCTGCTAGTTCTCTAGCACCTCCCATCCTCCTTACAAAGGACAGGTAAGTCCCAGACATCATTGATGGGGGAAGAAATCGTACACTGTACAAAGAGCACCATCGGctggagagaaaatattctCCATATGAAGAGTTGTGGGATAAGACTTTATGCgtagaaagagaagcagagagggaCGTAGAAAcggggttgggttttggtgtgAATGCTGGTACTCAGCATACATTGAGCAGGTGCTGACTAACCAGATTAActctgcagtgaagaaaagctTGGACTGCTTACTGTTTCTAGTTTTGCTTTATGACTGTGGGAAAGCGTCTTATTTTATCTCTGATGCAAATATTATGTTGCTATCATCTGACGCAACAGGATGTTGAAATGCTCAATCCATCAAGGCTTATAAAGTTGTCTGGCATCTTTTTATAGAAGAGACTCTATAAACGGTAGAACTGTAAACATCTGTGGTATTTTTGAGTCACCCATCCTGTTAATATCTGAGTATCTCTCCTGAAAAGTAACCATGCAAAAAccccttccttttccaaacCTGAGGCTGTTACTGAGatttattctccttttaaataaattcctttGGGATTCCGCATTCGGTATTGTGCTGTATGCCATGGCCATTCAGAACTTAATagcagtttctgcttttcttgagaCTCGCATCCCCTTATTGTTTGAGCTGTGGAAGAACCTCTGTAGGGAACCGAGCAAATCTGATCCTGTGTCCCGCAGATGTCATTAGCATGCGATAGCCAGCCTAATGCAgtccagggagcagcagcatgtCTCCGCGTCTTTGCTGATTCACCTCACAGCTCCTGCTTATTTCAAGTACCGCAGAAGAACAGAGCTTCACATTGTCTTCAAAATAAAGATAGGATGCCTCAAGCTACTGATAAGCTTATCCCTACTTTAGAGACACAGCTACAGAGCTGTTGTGGacagaaaaaattctttttgtatCAACATTGAGACTTCAGCACTGTTATGACTTGTAGTGAGAGGGGCAACTTCCATCACGTGTTTGTTACGGTTTTCATACGTGAATGTGTAGTGTGTATTTCCATTCCTGTTTTGCCTGATTTTTACAATGTTTTATACACTGTGAGTTTCACAGTCTTTTAATTAGAGTTGGCAGTTGGGACTTTCTTGGTCCTGAACAAgtctgggggagaagggagagcaaAAATTAGGAATTACAAGTACTTTCTCCACCTTACTCACAGCTAATGGTGAGGGGAACCATTATTGCACTGAGGCATGTGAAACAGTATTGCCATATTAAGGACATAaatgcagaagaagaaacaaacagatcTCCAGCTAGACAGAGGTGGCATGGAGAGCTTTCTGTGTTGTTGTTGCTCAGCTCATGTCAGTCTCAAGAGcccttctgcttgcttttcagcTGCTATCGCTCATTTGTATCATTCCCattgaaagaaagcagagttttcGGACAGCAACATGCAGTAGCTGGGAGCCTACCACTGACAATCCCAAACAGTTTTAAGgcaatatgcattttaaaaactgaaatctgtTAGAGTGACTCTTCTGTGTTTCATAACTTTATGTGTATGTTTCCTATAACACTTGTTAGCCAGCTGTGTTTCTGAGAGACAAACAAATCGCCCAGCTGTGCTTTCCAGCAAAGATTAAAGCAATTGTTATTCTTCAAGTTGATCAAGCTTATAAATCTTTTAAACTGAATTCAGtatgaaagggaaaaggcacTTTGTTTGGTTCTACTTTCATTAATGAGTGGGCAAATTGTTTCTGACTGGGAACAGAATagtattaaaaccaaaaacaccccctctggaaagaaaaagctagtTTCTActaaaaaggaagagcagagaaacaTGTGCAGCACTGAATTTGCTCACTACAACAATACACAGCCAGATACCTTAGAGTGGGGTTTAAAGACAAACTTGAGCTAATCTAAGACTGCACCTCTAAAAAGGAGGGGGCAAGGGAAGgcctgttttcatttgtggtTGCTGTGGCCTTCCGTGCAAGAGGACTCAGAATTGCTCAGCCTTGGAGTACACCAATTTTGCTCCTTGCTCCAGCTGAAAACTAACattgccagaaaagaaaaaagaagaagaaggtttatttttcaattGGATGGGTGAGACAGTCTGATGTAAGTAGGGCAGTGGAGTTGGGAAGGCAGCTGGAGGTGGGGGCATGAACCAGGACTAACCTCTGCCCGCAACACCGGGGTTCCCAATCAGCTTAAGCTGTGATAAGTTAAAATTGTTCAGCAGGTGCCCTCTCTGGTCTAGGCACCCTTCAGATCTCAGGCAGGGAACACAGCTCTTAGGAAGACTCTGGAGGGTAGAAATTTCACAGGTTTAACAGACTGAACTCTGTAGTAAGGGCCTCTGACACTCTGTTATCTGGAGCTCTTCAGATTTTCTGCACCTTACAGTTGTCTGTTAATATATAAATACCACCATGTTACGAAATACAGTAGAGAGTGGCAGTGTCTACGTTTATATACTAGATATGATGGGGATATAACTGTGGGTGTCATAAAGATGCTTAAACAGCTTTGACATCTAAGTGATGGGACTGTAACTACGCAGTtccaattaataaaaaatgggctgttggggcttttttcttctccatctctaTAGGACAGTTACAATTGCTCAGATGCCTTTAATGCCATAATAAAGTTTAGATTTAAGGTTAAATTTTAGCTTTCTCAGTACTACAGGTAATCACAATATTCCTACAGTGATTTTGGCCTTTGAATTACTGATGTGAACTGAACCTTATTCAGCTGGCTGTGGCTTTTGTCAGGCATTCAGCAGCAGTACCAGGAGGAAGGCGCTTGCCTAGCAGGCAGCTCcctccagcaggcagctgggaggctCTGCGTTACCTGCAGTCCAGCTCCAAGCTCTGGCACTTTCAGTCACCCTCTGGAGGCATCAGCTTCTCTGGGGACAGTACCAAGGTCCTGATTCAGGCACATGTGTTAGGCTATGAGATACCCTCCTATCTGTAAAACTACTGAACATTCACATAGAATTCCCATAAAAAAGCCACAGTAAGTTTAAGCTAAATAAATTATACTGCGAATAAATTATACTGTGAAGAATTCATTTAAGGGGCAAGGAGGACTTcagtctttctgctttttttgtaatGTTACTCAGCGCTATAGTCACATCCCAGGTCAAAATGACTGCCAAAGCATTGATGCTTGATAAGATGCATAAGGCAGGACATAAACACTTCTTCCATTGcttagttattaaaaataaagttatggGCTTTCTGGTGGGGAGTGGTTCAGCTGCCTAGTCCAATGTGGGAATTGGTTAGCATGTACAGtaaccaaaatacattttaataacaaaaaacagGCTTCAGTTACTTGGTAAAAccactgtaatttaaaatttga
Proteins encoded in this region:
- the SMIM8 gene encoding small integral membrane protein 8: MSSTRPPNEQETLKERKPGLRSVQTTMLFRAVNPELFIKPNKPVMAFGLIAITLCVAYLGYLHATAENKKDLYEAVDSEGSRYMRRKTSKWD